A section of the Phaseolus vulgaris cultivar G19833 chromosome 8, P. vulgaris v2.0, whole genome shotgun sequence genome encodes:
- the LOC137825289 gene encoding uncharacterized protein: MPRNTPEYIKGLNKFLDFAFANNGVRGKIICPCQKCNFNKWECREVVYEHLIVKPFPSGYKVWLLHGERTGVNVTDEAYVMPQEDNERIVVNNLMCDMVNDAFGHHQYSNDMVNDREPSAQPSHTVNDDIEDFFELMQDGQESLYEGCDKYSKLSFLIKLYHIKCLCKISDKAMSMILELLADAFEHAKIPHSFYEAKKTIKKFGLHYTKIDACPNDCMLYFGEDANKDFCNKRKKIPAKVLRYFPLKSRLQRMFMSSKIVEHMRWHASGSTDEGILRHPRDSEAWKSFDFKHPQFSSDPRNVRLGLATDGFNPYGNLSTSHSIWPVVLIPYNLPPWMCMKQSSFILSMIIPGKRAPGNDIDVYLQPLIEELKELWNTGVKTFDSYGNEVFDMHAAILWTISDFPGLGTLSRWNTHTGLACPRCNFDTIPRKLLKGGKFCFMSHRRWLDGRHRFRLARMRFDGTIEDRSPPLKISGYDILQQVQNLNVEFGKEPILEERAKRQRGVNHAKLDTQQWRKKSIFFELPYWVDNLLPHNLDVMHIEKNVCDNVVFTLLNDSSNKCKDNLKARKDLQLWGIRPDLWPDENGRYLPAIYTLTNVNKDIFLKTLKNITVPDGYSSNISRCIDVKQRKLGGLKSHDSHILMEQLLPLAMRNTLPKEVCSVLIDLCLCFRKLCNKVLKMDELDELQSRVVLTLCHMEMLFPPSFFTVMVHLIVHLVEDAKLGGPVQYRWMYPIERYLGKLKSYVRNKAQAEGSIAEGYMAEEALTFCSRYLDGIETVFNRLHRVNDEPAVVPSNENTLFPSVGKPVGGFTYFTLSTKEKLQAHRHVLTNCTIVDPFLQEFRDTLRRQLRSRTRSSSMIDKRVHREFAEWFSRRIRNESIGIHSDDLKFLAMGPIDCAKRYSAYNVNGFKFRILERDLWLKTQNSGVFGTFGTRSYASSSDNQMRFGGVPYYGRLIDIIEINYHGRFSVVLFKCMWTNTTTSRGIMSDEYGFTLLNFSRLIHTGDNDDDEPYIQASEAQMVYYVEDEFDKNWCIPVHLKPRDLYNMVEDDVDNFHESEPFEQQNIETLFLDVEENIQLTRPPEDEENTNQ; this comes from the exons ATGCCAAGAAATACACCAGAATATATAAAAGggttgaataaatttttggacTTTGCATTTGCTAATAATGGTGTGAGGGGGAAGATAATATGTCCATGTCAGAAGTGCAACTTTAACAAATGGGAGTGTCGTGAAGTAGTGTATGAGCACTTGATTGTTAAACCTTTTCCAAGTGGATATAAAGTCTGGCTTCTACATGGGGAGAGAACAGGAGTAAATGTGACAGATGAAGCATATGTAATGCCGcaagaagataatgaaagaaTTGTTGTTAATAATCTAATGTGTGATATGGTTAATGATGCATTTGGGCATCATCAATATAGCAATGACATGGTGAATGATAGGGAACCGAGTGCACAGCCAAGCCATACTGTGAATGATGATATTGAAGATTTTTTTGAGTTAATGCAAGATGGTCAAGAGAGTTTATATGAAGGGTGTGATAAATATTCTAAACTTTCTTTCTTGATCAAGTTGTACCACATCAAATGTCTATGCAAAATAAGTGACAAGGCAATGTCCATGATACTAGAGTTGTTAGCAGATGCCTTTGAACATGCAAAGATTCCACACTCATTCTATGAGGCGAAGAAAACCATTAAGAAGTTTGGTCTTCATTACACCAAAATTGATGCTTGTCCGAATGATTGCATGTTGTACTTTGGAGAAGACGCAAATAAGGATTTTT GTAACAAACGAAAAAAGATTCCTGCAAAGGTTTTAAGGTATTTCCCTTTGAAGTCACGCTTACAGAGGATGTTTATGTCTTCTAAAATAGTTGAGCATATGCGATGGCATGCATCGGGAAGTACAGATGAAGGCATCTTAAGGCATCCAAGAGATTCTGAAGCATGGAAGTCATTTGACTTTAAACATCCTCAATTTTCCTCAGACCCTCGAAATGTGCGACTTGGTTTGGCTACTGATGGGTTTAATCCATATGGAAATTTAAGCACTAGTCACAGTATTTGGCCAGTTGTACTCATACCGTACAACCTTCCTCCTTGGATGTGTATGAAACAAAGTTCATTCATTCTCTCTATGATCATTCCTGGAAAGCGAGCTCCAGGAAATGATATTGATGTATATTTACAGCCATTAATAGAAGAGTTGAAAGAGTTATGGAATACTGGCGTGAAAACATTTGATTCATATGGAAATGAAGTGTTTGATATGCATGCAGCTATATTGTGGACTATTAGTGATTTTCCAGGTCTTGGAACCCTATCTAGATGGAACACACATACTGGGTTGGCATGTCCTAGATGTAATTTTGACACCATTCCTAGGAAGCTTCTTAAAGGTGGTAAATTTTGTTTCATGAGCCATCGTCGTTGGTTAGATGGAAGGCATAGATTTAGACTAGCTCGCATGAGATTTGATGGAACTATAGAAGATAGAAGTCCACCTTTGAAAATTTCAGGATATGATATCTTACAACAAGTTCAGAATCTTAATGTTGAATTTGGGAAAGAACCAATACTTGAAGAGAGGGCAAAAAGACAACGGGGAGTTAATCATGCAAAGTTAGACACTCAACAATGgcgaaaaaaaagtatattttttgaacTTCCTTATTGGGTAGACAACTTATTGCCCCACAATTTGGATGTTATGCACattgaaaaaaatgtatgtGATAATGTGGTGTTTACATTGTTGAATGACAGTTCAAATAAATGTAAAGACAATCTAAAGGCACGAAAGGATTTACAGCTTTGGGGTATTAGACCTGATCTTTGGCCTGATGAAAATGGTAGATATCTCCCTGCTATATATACACTGACAAATGTAAATAAAGATATCTTTCTCAAAACTTTGAAGAACATAACTGTTCCAGATGGTTACTCTAGTAACATTAGCAGATGCATTGATGTCAAACAACGTAAGCTTGGAGGATTGAAAAGTCATGACTCACATATTTTGATGGAGCAACTTCTACCTTTGGCAATGAGAAATACACTTCCTAAGGAAGTCTGTTCTGTTTTGATTGATTTATGTTTGTGTTTTAGAAAATTGTgcaataaagttttaaaaatggaTGAACTTGACGAGCTACAAAGTAGAGTGGTCCTCACATTGTGTCACATGGAGATGTTATTTCCTCCTTCTTTTTTTACAGTCATGGTTCATTTAATTGTGCATCTAGTAGAAGATGCCAAGCTTGGAGGACCCGTTCAATATCGATGGATGTATCCCATTGAGAGGTATCTAGGAAAACTAAAGTCTTATGTTCGTAATAAAGCACAAGCAGAAGGGTCAATAGCTGAAGGATACATGGCTGAAGAGGCTTTAACTTTTTGTTCGAGATATTTAGATGGAATTGAGACTGTATTCAATCGATTGCATCGTGTTAATGATGAGCCTGCAGTTGTGCCTTCTAATGAAAATACATTGTTCCCGTCAGTCGGAAAACCAGTTGGGGGTTTTACTTATTTCACTCTATCTACAAAGGAAAAGTTGCAAGCACATCGTCATGTGTTAACTAACTGCACCATAGTTGACCCATTTCTGCA GGAATTTAGAGATACTCTACGAAGACAACTAAGAAGTCGCACACGATCATCCTCTATGATAGACAAGAGGGTTCATAGAGAATTTGCAGAGTGGTTTTCACGTCGT ataagGAATGAATCAATTGGTATCCATTCAGATGATTTAAAATTCTTAGCTATGGGTCCGATTGATTGTGCAAAGCGGTATAGTGCCTACAATGTTAATGGGTTCAAATTTCGTATATTGGAGCGTGACCTTTGGCTTAAAACACAAAACAGTGGAGTGTTTGGTACATTTGGAACAAGGAGTTATGCAAGTAGTAGTGATAATCAAATGCGGTTTGGAGGTGTACCGTATTATGGTCGATTGATAGACATAATTGAGATAAACTACCATGGTCGATTCTCAGTTGTTTTATTCAAATGTATGTGGACCAATACAACTACTTCTAGAGGGATTATGAGTGATGAGTATGGATTTACATTACTAAACTTTTCACGCTTGATCCACACTggtgataatgatgatgatgagccATACATCCAGGCATCAGAAGCTCAAATGGTGTATTATGTAGAAGATGAGTTTGATAAAAATTGGTGCATACCTGTACATTTAAAGCCTAGAGACTTGTACAACATGGTTGAAGATGATGTTGACAATTTTCATGAATCTGAGCCATTTGAACAACAAAACATAGAAACATTATTTCTAGATGTGGAAGAAAATATACAACTAACAAg ACCACCTGAAGATGAAGAAAATACCAACCAATAA
- the LOC137825288 gene encoding uncharacterized protein gives MFVEQYIMNKAPPLVSYDLFDVRQYLGESLKDFLNRFGAQIVRLPGKDEEMFVHAFKNGVLPGPFSESLIRSHPATFVEIRRRSVAHIAAESEVSEKRGNVAPAKPRTQTRIQPQRVMEATAGKRDQRTRHPYDPRKGKGKGPGKPREANRPPRYDFVMGLADLIAIPNIAVRLKVPEKTTDKVLGPKPDAWCEFHKSFGHSLNSCLALRHQLAELVKCGFLKDYLLEKQAGQSSGSQTAGGEGQ, from the coding sequence atgttcgttgagcagtacataatgaataaggcaccgccgttggtgtcttatgatttgttcgacgtAAGGCAGTACCTGGGGGAATCCCTGAAGGATTTCTTGAACAGGTTCGGAGCTCAAATAGTCCGCTTGCCAGGTAAAGATGAAGAGATGTTTGTACATGCCTTCAAAAACGGCGTTTTGCCTGGGCCCTTTAGTGAGTCGCTTATTAGGTCTCACCCAGCCACGTTCGTTGAAATTCGGCGACGTTccgtggctcacatcgccgctgagagcgaagtctccgagaaaaggggaaacgtggccccaGCTAAACCACGCACTCAGAcaaggatccagccgcagagggtgatgGAAGCGAcggcgggaaagagggatcagaggacgcGCCATCCTTATGACCCAAGGAAAGGTAAGGGAAAGGGGCCAGGGAAGCCCAGAGAGGCTAATCGCCCGCCAAGGTATGATTTCGtgatggggttggcggacctgatcgccatcccaaatATCGCGGTCAGGCTCAAAGTACCCGAGAAAACAAcagacaaggtgttgggaccaaaaccagacgcatggtgtgagttccacaagagctttggccactctctcaactcgtgtttggctttgaggcaccagctcgccgagttggtcaaatgtgggttcttgaaggattacttgctggaGAAGCAAGCGGGCCAATCATCAGGCTCCCAAACGGCGGGTGGCGAGGGACAGTAG
- the LOC137826752 gene encoding uncharacterized protein, whose protein sequence is MQVHQQRPPTRKRAWLVDITDEQGKRNTKQLRTNDVWHLPPNERILVKWNNEGQPIADGGALLNRFLGSIARNHNAFPISYSSWRKIPKVYKEDILKNTIQAKFDIHSDVHINHVLKSLNTKWRDHRQELWHQRNDGTRTRDELIAMAPEGINRDHWALFVDYRLNSKTKENALKNKENRTKQTIAHTGGSKTIARKRDEMEKECGHKVSRGDIWIATHKHANGAFVSDEAKEIGEKIEAFELTSSSLISKEISTTDSLACVFGSREHCGRVRGLGLGPYPSKVFGCNAHSCSGSSSNTDLQNQVSTLTSQVNEMKAMMTFLVQNYSGELPHDFAMFHASPASDQGSVPNDETNDQHQES, encoded by the exons ATGCAAGTACATCAACAAAGGCCTCCAACCCGCAAAAGAGCATGGCTCGTTGATATCACTG aTGAGCAAGGAAagagaaacacaaaacagcTAAGAACCAATGATGTTTGGCATCTACCTCCTAATGAAAGGATTCTTGTGAAATGGAATAATGAGGGACAACCTATTGCAGATGGTGGAGCATTATTGAATAGGTTCTTAGGTAGTATTGCAAGAAACCATAATGCATTTCCTATTAGTTATTCTAGTTGGAGGAAGATTCCTAAAGTTTATAAAGAAGATATACTTAAAAACACTATTCAG GCTAAATTTGATATCCATTCTGATGTTCATATAAATCATGTCCTTAAATCACTTAACACAAAATGGAGAGACCACCGACAAGAATTGTGGCATCAAAGGAATGATGGAACACGTACTAGAGATGAATTGATTGCAATGGCTCCAGAAGGAATAAATAGAGAtcattgggctttgtttgtggATTACCGTCTGAATTCAAAAACGAAG GAAAATGCtctaaaaaataaagagaatagGACAAAGCAAACCATTGCTCACACGGGTGGATCTAAGACCATTGCGAGGAAAAGAGATGAAATG GAAAAAGAGTGTGGACACAAGGTTAGTAGAGGAGATATATGGATAGCTACACATAAGCATGCTAATGGAGCATTTGTGAGTGATGAAGCGAAGGAAATTGGT GAAAAAATTGAAGCTTTTGAATTAACCTCATCATCACTCATATCTAAAGAAATATCAACAACCGATTCCTTAGCTTGTGTTTTCGGAAGCCGGGAACACTGTGGACGTGTTAGAGGTTTAGGTTTGGGTCCTTACCCTTCTAAAGTGTTTGGCTGCAATGCGCATTCGTGCAGTGGGTCATCTTCCAATACAGATTTACAAAATCAG gttTCTACGTTGACATCACAAGTCAATGAAATGAAGGCAATGATGACTTTTTTGGTGCAAAACTATTCAGGAGAGTTGCCTCATGATTTTGCTATGTTTCATGCATCACCG gcATCGGATCAAGGAAGTGTTCCTAATGATGAAACAAATGATCAACATCAAGAATCATAG